One window from the genome of Pseudobdellovibrionaceae bacterium encodes:
- a CDS encoding FAD:protein FMN transferase, whose protein sequence is MVETQDKNQSLQVFQKVYQEVKRLEKKYSRYEKGNIIDQVNTANGKKIKIDEETFRLLKFADTLFHASHGMFDITSGVLRRAWIFDQSNNIPPNEQILPLLNLIGWQKVEFNKNFVRLPDGWQLDFGGIGKEYAADRGAQLAHELNLAPTLVNLGGDIAITGPKRNGSGWKIELDEEQDALILLSGGVATSGDKNKYLLQNGKKLSHILNAKTAYPVEDAPRSTTVVASTCTEAGALSTLSMLYGKDAEKFLKEEAQDFRVFR, encoded by the coding sequence TTGGTAGAAACACAAGATAAAAATCAGTCTCTACAGGTCTTCCAAAAAGTTTATCAAGAGGTCAAACGTTTAGAAAAAAAATATAGCCGATATGAAAAAGGCAATATTATTGATCAGGTCAATACAGCAAATGGAAAAAAAATTAAAATTGATGAAGAGACTTTTCGTCTTTTAAAATTTGCTGACACTTTATTTCACGCCAGTCATGGGATGTTTGATATCACGTCTGGAGTTTTACGCCGCGCTTGGATTTTTGATCAGAGCAATAACATTCCACCTAATGAACAGATTCTTCCACTTCTAAATTTAATAGGCTGGCAAAAAGTGGAATTTAATAAAAACTTTGTTCGTCTACCTGATGGCTGGCAATTGGATTTTGGAGGAATCGGCAAAGAGTATGCCGCGGACCGTGGAGCTCAACTTGCGCACGAATTAAATTTAGCTCCCACACTTGTTAATCTGGGTGGAGACATTGCTATTACTGGTCCAAAAAGAAATGGATCTGGCTGGAAAATAGAACTTGATGAAGAACAAGATGCATTAATTCTTCTGTCAGGTGGTGTGGCCACAAGTGGGGATAAAAACAAATACTTGCTACAAAATGGAAAAAAGCTCTCGCATATTTTAAATGCAAAAACAGCTTATCCCGTAGAAGATGCGCCTCGATCCACCACCGTCGTCGCCTCCACTTGCACCGAAGCTGGAGCCTTATCCACATTAAGTATGTTATACGGCAAAGATGCCGAAAAGTTTTTAAAAGAAGAAGCTCAAGATTTTCGTGTTTTTAGATAA
- a CDS encoding LuxR C-terminal-related transcriptional regulator, with the protein MPLLHSDRQKVIFFACLMLLAAFDLWFDFKHGIPAKHLFFEIFVLFVSILGFNYFVAIWYRQEQKKNLTFQSLHQKLQERETEIHSLQGQVKTYKEEFRGEVERTFRSWGLTKSESDVAGFLLKGLSLKEIADLRSSNERTVRAQCGSIYKKSKLNGRSQLSSYFLDDMI; encoded by the coding sequence ATGCCCTTACTACATTCGGACAGACAAAAAGTGATCTTTTTTGCCTGTTTAATGCTTTTAGCCGCCTTTGACCTTTGGTTCGATTTCAAACATGGGATTCCAGCTAAGCATTTATTCTTCGAGATTTTTGTTCTTTTTGTGTCAATTTTAGGCTTTAACTATTTTGTGGCCATTTGGTATCGCCAAGAGCAAAAGAAAAACCTTACTTTTCAAAGTTTACATCAAAAGCTTCAAGAAAGAGAAACGGAAATTCACTCTTTACAGGGACAGGTTAAAACCTATAAAGAAGAGTTTCGAGGGGAGGTCGAACGCACCTTTCGCTCATGGGGGCTGACAAAGTCAGAATCTGATGTGGCGGGTTTTCTTCTTAAAGGTTTATCCTTGAAGGAGATTGCTGATTTACGAAGCTCAAATGAAAGAACGGTAAGGGCACAGTGTGGATCTATATATAAAAAATCTAAGCTCAATGGACGCAGTCAGCTGAGTTCTTATTTCTTAGATGACATGATTTAG
- a CDS encoding DUF5677 domain-containing protein: MVENIFRIFEENNVEATRFSSFPSIKSNYISNYADAIALSERLNNEASKNIKEDKYIFHANILTHFEYFFDKKNKEKLDKDLLLNILPLILGGYDAYLSVVSGFYNRSNLTMSVVGRSLFEGLIILLTINNDKNLAKQYYRYKEIEKLKFQMREEEITNEEFLRILKNDFPEWYSEIGRIRRKKIGNWLGVEQYSLRDLAVTLDKEKQYKSFYKVYSLYSHMQPSIINHYNLSGGVLNTNLSNLNQQYCIMLDIAFDYIITIYKLFGLDDLAVDLEAQKNITLFSLQKYQESL; the protein is encoded by the coding sequence GTGGTAGAAAATATTTTTAGAATATTTGAAGAAAATAATGTGGAGGCAACTCGCTTTTCTAGCTTCCCTTCCATTAAATCAAATTACATAAGTAATTATGCTGATGCAATAGCTTTGTCTGAGAGATTAAATAATGAGGCATCAAAAAACATCAAAGAAGATAAATATATTTTTCATGCAAATATATTAACCCACTTTGAGTATTTTTTTGATAAAAAAAATAAAGAAAAATTAGACAAAGATTTGTTATTGAATATACTCCCCTTAATTCTTGGTGGGTACGATGCCTATCTTAGCGTTGTCAGTGGTTTTTATAATAGATCGAATTTAACTATGTCAGTTGTTGGAAGGTCTCTTTTTGAAGGTTTGATAATATTGCTAACAATTAATAATGATAAAAATCTAGCGAAACAATATTACCGATATAAAGAAATTGAGAAATTAAAATTTCAAATGCGAGAAGAAGAAATAACAAACGAAGAGTTTCTTAGGATATTAAAAAATGATTTTCCCGAATGGTATTCTGAAATTGGTCGTATTAGAAGAAAAAAAATAGGCAATTGGTTAGGAGTTGAGCAGTACTCGTTAAGAGACTTGGCGGTTACTTTAGATAAAGAAAAGCAATATAAATCATTTTACAAAGTTTATAGTTTGTATTCACATATGCAGCCATCAATAATTAATCACTACAATCTTTCAGGGGGAGTATTGAATACAAATCTAAGTAATCTGAATCAACAATATTGTATAATGTTGGATATTGCTTTTGACTATATAATTACTATCTATAAGTTGTTTGGTCTGGATGACCTAGCTGTGGATTTAGAAGCTCAGAAAAATATTACTCTGTTTAGTTTGCAAAAATATCAAGAATCATTGTGA
- a CDS encoding terminase small subunit gives MLNLRQHIFVSNYLVSFNATDSYRKAYSTANLRTAEVNGARLLRNAEVKAEINKEKALCIKRNRLEVDWVISRLMMIADTPMFFGINLSEDNLLDYFWKNLSGVKKFRYRKKGNFLHFKVEMQDKIEALSLLGRYLVLRDLR, from the coding sequence ATGTTAAATTTGAGGCAACACATATTCGTTAGTAATTATTTGGTTTCATTCAATGCAACAGATTCCTATAGAAAGGCTTACTCAACTGCGAATTTACGAACTGCTGAAGTGAATGGGGCCCGATTGCTGAGAAATGCTGAGGTTAAAGCGGAAATTAACAAAGAAAAGGCCCTTTGTATTAAAAGAAATCGTTTGGAAGTGGATTGGGTCATTAGTAGACTTATGATGATTGCAGATACCCCGATGTTCTTCGGAATCAATTTATCAGAAGATAATCTGTTGGACTATTTTTGGAAAAACCTATCTGGCGTGAAAAAGTTCAGGTACAGAAAAAAGGGCAATTTCTTACACTTTAAAGTTGAAATGCAGGATAAAATTGAAGCACTAAGTTTGCTTGGTCGATATTTGGTGCTAAGGGATTTGAGGTAA
- a CDS encoding lipocalin family protein: MRKIALFIVSLLSFSFPALASPSDPEVVPSVDFQRYQGLWFEVAHSPNFFQRKCERSTAEYGLQKDGTISVLNTCYKDDKAISTIRGSAWAPNPKEPGKLVVDFGFFRKGDYWIVKLDTDYQWVVVSGPAKASIFILSREAPMASALQDRIIQTLREEGYHVDGLIYDKY; this comes from the coding sequence ATGAGAAAAATTGCTTTGTTTATTGTTTCCTTATTGAGCTTTTCTTTTCCCGCACTTGCTTCGCCTTCAGATCCCGAGGTTGTCCCTAGCGTTGATTTCCAGCGTTATCAGGGCCTTTGGTTTGAGGTCGCCCACAGCCCCAACTTCTTTCAACGAAAATGCGAGCGATCCACTGCCGAATATGGCTTACAAAAAGATGGGACCATTTCTGTTCTCAACACCTGCTACAAAGACGATAAAGCCATCAGTACCATTCGAGGTTCCGCTTGGGCTCCAAACCCAAAAGAGCCAGGTAAGCTTGTTGTGGACTTCGGCTTTTTTCGTAAGGGAGATTACTGGATTGTAAAACTCGACACCGATTACCAGTGGGTGGTTGTCAGCGGTCCCGCCAAAGCCTCTATTTTCATTTTGTCCCGTGAGGCACCCATGGCATCGGCTCTCCAAGACAGAATCATTCAGACTTTGCGCGAAGAGGGCTACCATGTAGATGGTCTTATCTACGACAAATACTAG
- a CDS encoding DUF4266 domain-containing protein, with amino-acid sequence MKNTTGLLIFIALIFLNGCTHLGVKPWERDRLSKPEMQFGVNSNEDGFDDHTYFSKEGSSGGRSFSAGGCGCN; translated from the coding sequence ATGAAAAACACCACAGGATTATTGATATTTATTGCTCTAATTTTTTTAAATGGATGCACTCATTTAGGTGTTAAACCTTGGGAAAGAGATCGTCTCTCTAAGCCTGAAATGCAATTCGGTGTGAACTCCAATGAAGATGGTTTTGATGATCACACCTATTTTAGCAAAGAAGGCTCAAGTGGTGGTCGTAGCTTTAGCGCAGGGGGATGCGGATGCAACTAA
- a CDS encoding transposase: MTNAFPLYVRRQPEASLLHQIFKNHWLDFLSSIQNHEDEKILPSFVIKEIEDYFKCGVLANGFVRLYCKDCQKSQLVAFSCKRRGFCPSCCAKRMNFTASHLIDHVLPNVGVRQWVLSFPFQLRFLMAYNPKLISQILKIFINAIQFRYRRKAKKLGFKNTQTGAVTVIQRAGGALNSNVHFHTLFLDGIYHQVNGKFCFYSVLGPNNEELKSLAQKVRKKVIRLLERQGYFDTGQDQNGWVQDRLTQASIMQISMAGDRSGKILRRLKNELFRTYVKHSPDGGVNISGFSLHANVRVPANKRKKLEKLCRYISRGPVATGRMFKLPSGDIGYRLKRPWNDGTTHIIFSPQELIEKLAAIIPPPRANLIRYHGILAPNAKSRSQIVPKLKRSVEKEKSASKRKTNNMTWSEMLKRVFLIDVTKCQFCGGSLKLIATIKEKQAIQTILESMGYLAVAPKFKPSLGRAPPKPRTFIHDSDESQLPANW, from the coding sequence GTGACCAATGCTTTCCCTCTTTATGTTAGAAGACAACCTGAAGCCTCTCTCCTTCATCAAATATTTAAAAATCATTGGCTGGATTTTTTAAGTTCTATACAAAACCATGAAGATGAGAAAATTCTTCCAAGTTTTGTCATTAAAGAAATAGAGGATTATTTTAAATGCGGAGTTTTAGCTAATGGTTTTGTTAGACTTTACTGCAAAGACTGTCAAAAAAGCCAACTTGTCGCATTTTCTTGTAAGAGAAGGGGGTTTTGCCCAAGTTGTTGTGCCAAAAGGATGAACTTTACTGCTAGTCATTTGATTGATCATGTTCTTCCAAACGTGGGAGTCAGGCAATGGGTATTGTCTTTTCCATTTCAGCTTAGGTTTTTAATGGCATACAACCCAAAGCTTATCAGTCAAATTCTTAAAATATTTATTAACGCCATTCAGTTTAGGTATCGAAGAAAGGCCAAAAAGTTGGGTTTTAAAAATACTCAAACAGGAGCTGTCACAGTTATCCAAAGAGCAGGTGGGGCACTGAATTCTAACGTGCATTTTCATACACTTTTTTTAGATGGCATCTATCATCAAGTGAACGGTAAATTTTGTTTTTACTCTGTTCTTGGGCCTAATAATGAGGAACTAAAATCGTTAGCGCAAAAGGTAAGAAAAAAAGTAATTAGGTTACTGGAACGACAGGGCTATTTTGATACAGGCCAAGATCAAAATGGATGGGTTCAAGACAGATTAACTCAAGCCTCTATTATGCAGATTTCAATGGCGGGTGATCGATCGGGTAAAATTCTTCGAAGACTTAAAAATGAACTTTTTAGAACCTATGTAAAGCATTCTCCTGATGGCGGGGTTAATATCAGTGGCTTTAGCTTACATGCCAATGTGAGGGTCCCAGCAAACAAAAGAAAAAAATTAGAAAAACTCTGTCGGTATATCAGCAGAGGACCTGTCGCCACGGGCAGAATGTTTAAACTACCAAGCGGTGATATTGGCTACAGACTAAAGCGTCCATGGAATGATGGAACAACACATATTATATTTTCTCCGCAAGAGTTAATAGAAAAACTAGCGGCAATCATTCCACCCCCAAGGGCGAATCTTATTCGATATCATGGAATTCTGGCTCCAAATGCTAAGAGTAGGAGTCAGATTGTGCCAAAACTAAAAAGATCAGTTGAAAAAGAAAAATCTGCATCCAAGAGAAAAACTAACAACATGACTTGGTCTGAAATGCTAAAACGGGTGTTTTTAATTGACGTCACAAAATGTCAGTTCTGTGGTGGTTCATTAAAATTAATCGCTACAATTAAAGAAAAGCAAGCCATCCAAACTATTCTTGAAAGTATGGGGTATTTAGCCGTTGCTCCGAAATTCAAACCCAGTTTGGGACGAGCGCCGCCCAAACCCAGAACATTCATTCATGATTCTGATGAAAGTCAGCTTCCTGCTAATTGGTAA
- a CDS encoding DUF3570 domain-containing protein: MQLRPEKKRRIGKLVANASLSLLCMTTSVNTKAEETKNSLNTPKQEQSGFFVKNYNSLKNWAKWKGQAGFLNYSESDGRIQVSEAALQLSAEFENERVWTNKLVFDSLTGASPNGAINSNQPQTFTTPSGKSNYTVNPGEIPLFQGFKDTRVNISSTWSQPISRLWKIAAGFNGSNEYDYLSLGLNTMLTKESEDKNSTYSLGFSFTQDTIDPVGGVPTALASIVPAGSPQPRSGVSENKTTLDFLLGYTQVMSRSWLIQTNVSLGLSSGYMNDPYKVVTVFDNTPGPSLGNPLDYIYENRPDTRFKRSFYIASKNDLNYGILTTSYRFLNDDWGLSSHTFEGTFNFGILPKWRLEPGFRLYLQSAVDFYKYALANNATAPLYITADNRLGDMTTIAPALKIIRKLEDEKELSLILRYYLQTGDSSPSSAVGSQIGQDLFPNVSAFIIQLHYSF, encoded by the coding sequence ATGCAACTAAGACCCGAGAAAAAAAGACGTATTGGTAAATTGGTCGCAAATGCCTCTTTGTCATTACTGTGCATGACAACATCCGTGAATACAAAAGCCGAAGAGACTAAAAATTCTCTGAATACTCCTAAACAAGAGCAAAGTGGTTTTTTTGTCAAAAATTATAATTCTTTAAAAAACTGGGCCAAGTGGAAAGGACAAGCCGGTTTCCTGAATTACTCTGAAAGTGATGGACGAATTCAGGTCTCTGAAGCAGCCTTGCAACTGAGCGCTGAATTCGAAAATGAAAGAGTGTGGACCAACAAATTGGTTTTTGACAGCTTAACTGGTGCTTCTCCGAATGGAGCCATCAATAGCAATCAACCCCAAACCTTCACAACACCCTCTGGAAAATCAAACTACACTGTGAACCCCGGAGAAATTCCTCTTTTCCAAGGATTTAAAGACACACGAGTCAATATCTCTTCTACATGGTCTCAACCTATTTCAAGATTATGGAAAATTGCTGCCGGCTTTAACGGTTCCAATGAATATGACTATCTGTCATTAGGCTTAAACACCATGTTAACAAAAGAGTCCGAAGATAAAAACTCTACCTATTCTTTAGGGTTTTCTTTCACTCAAGACACCATAGACCCTGTCGGCGGTGTACCAACTGCTTTGGCAAGTATTGTTCCTGCAGGTTCACCTCAACCACGCTCTGGAGTGTCTGAAAATAAAACCACTCTTGATTTTCTATTAGGCTACACACAGGTCATGAGTCGATCATGGCTTATACAAACCAATGTCTCTTTAGGATTGTCTTCGGGATATATGAACGATCCTTATAAGGTGGTCACTGTATTTGATAATACTCCTGGCCCATCTTTAGGAAATCCTCTGGATTATATTTATGAGAATAGACCCGATACAAGATTTAAGCGTAGCTTTTATATCGCGTCTAAAAATGATTTAAACTATGGCATACTGACGACCTCATATCGTTTTTTAAATGATGACTGGGGACTTAGTTCTCACACCTTTGAAGGAACATTTAATTTTGGAATTTTACCAAAATGGAGACTCGAACCTGGCTTTAGACTTTATTTACAAAGTGCTGTGGATTTTTATAAGTATGCCTTAGCCAACAACGCGACAGCACCACTTTATATCACTGCAGATAATCGTTTAGGAGACATGACCACTATTGCACCTGCTCTTAAAATCATTCGTAAGCTCGAAGACGAAAAAGAACTGAGTTTGATCTTAAGATACTATTTGCAAACTGGTGATTCGTCTCCAAGCTCTGCGGTTGGAAGTCAAATTGGTCAAGATTTGTTTCCAAATGTGAGTGCATTTATAATTCAACTCCATTATTCTTTTTAA
- a CDS encoding TlpA family protein disulfide reductase, with translation MKNLIALFITLSALLLSSSSWAQDTQLDLSQYKGKVVYLDFWASWCGPCKESFPWLNELKKKYPDLKIIGVNLDKDSKTADEFLKKYPADFDIIYNPKGDMAEKFKVKGMPYSVIYNKKGENKFSHIGFSKAKSQKYIEEIENLLGEK, from the coding sequence ATGAAAAACTTAATAGCTTTATTTATCACTCTTAGTGCCCTTTTACTTTCATCTTCTTCATGGGCTCAAGACACTCAGCTTGATCTTTCCCAATACAAAGGAAAAGTTGTTTATTTAGACTTTTGGGCCTCGTGGTGCGGCCCATGCAAAGAGTCCTTTCCTTGGTTAAATGAATTAAAGAAAAAATATCCAGATTTAAAAATCATTGGTGTCAACTTAGATAAAGACAGTAAAACAGCGGATGAGTTTCTAAAAAAATATCCTGCTGATTTTGATATTATCTACAATCCGAAAGGAGATATGGCCGAAAAGTTTAAAGTTAAAGGCATGCCATACAGTGTGATTTATAACAAAAAAGGGGAAAATAAATTTTCTCACATCGGGTTTTCAAAAGCCAAATCACAAAAATATATTGAAGAGATTGAAAATCTTTTAGGGGAAAAATAA
- a CDS encoding helix-turn-helix domain-containing protein: protein MDKRLNTTLIEDRMLEEGLSQTDLASKIGVTRTCISSWLKPEKMPRPRHILKLSEILNLTFKEILITNQARPQVAFRKSGNYKITDSHRQKFEYTTTLLSKLTKYLPFEPLFSAPSFIDPKVDYIYIQKVAQSIRNKFHISNSIIENEKLVEIFRNIQAVLVPVMWGRKHYKMATHIYLPDSQTTWVFANINANIYDFKFWLSHELGHACAPNLLDQEGEDFADSFAGELLFPSTEAKIAYEKIISNSDKDEKVRVIQTIAKDFKISPITIYKQIEKYIKHNDFETLGLEKIIYRYSQAFNSASSVSELLFQSEQPDVKVYIKESQDYFKTDFFKILRNYITENDADPKFVANLMDIPLSDAYAIFEEISVAKA from the coding sequence ATGGATAAAAGATTAAATACTACGCTTATCGAAGACCGAATGCTCGAGGAAGGGTTATCGCAAACTGACCTTGCAAGCAAAATTGGTGTGACTAGGACGTGCATATCGTCTTGGCTTAAACCGGAAAAGATGCCACGTCCAAGGCATATCCTAAAATTAAGTGAGATATTGAATCTGACATTCAAAGAGATTTTAATTACTAATCAAGCTAGGCCCCAAGTTGCATTTCGGAAAAGTGGTAATTATAAGATTACGGACAGTCATAGGCAGAAGTTTGAGTATACGACAACACTGCTATCAAAATTAACTAAATATTTGCCATTTGAACCACTATTTTCGGCACCCTCTTTTATAGATCCAAAAGTAGATTATATCTATATCCAAAAGGTGGCTCAGAGTATCCGTAATAAATTCCATATATCTAACAGTATTATTGAAAATGAAAAATTGGTTGAAATCTTCAGGAATATCCAGGCAGTACTGGTGCCGGTTATGTGGGGAAGAAAACACTATAAAATGGCAACCCATATTTATTTGCCGGATAGCCAAACCACATGGGTTTTCGCTAATATCAATGCTAATATTTATGATTTCAAGTTTTGGTTATCCCATGAATTGGGTCATGCTTGTGCTCCGAATTTATTAGACCAGGAAGGCGAGGACTTCGCTGATTCTTTTGCTGGTGAATTACTTTTCCCTTCAACTGAAGCAAAGATTGCTTATGAAAAAATTATTTCTAATTCAGATAAGGATGAAAAAGTAAGGGTTATTCAAACAATAGCCAAGGACTTTAAGATCTCACCGATTACAATTTATAAACAGATAGAAAAGTATATTAAACATAACGATTTTGAAACTTTAGGCCTTGAAAAAATTATTTACAGATACAGTCAGGCTTTCAATAGTGCGAGTTCTGTAAGTGAGTTGCTTTTCCAGTCTGAACAGCCTGATGTAAAGGTGTATATTAAGGAATCACAGGATTATTTTAAAACAGATTTTTTTAAGATTTTGAGAAATTATATTACAGAGAATGATGCTGACCCTAAATTCGTAGCTAATCTCATGGACATCCCATTAAGCGATGCATATGCAATATTTGAAGAAATTAGCGTTGCTAAGGCTTAG
- a CDS encoding thioredoxin family protein, producing the protein MKRLILAFFPLILFLSTPSWSQTETVPDTDDVPENIVSIRENSARIEDLNGEIQLKFDLDVKDGFFAYEDKFVLEIESFQTLQLKLDPIVSFFDKTFQKTKRGIKNKAQAVAWLSANNSSIFQTDSVILNLEYQACTPEYCLFPTTTKYKMSLSKAEQNLLKNHNQPSWLQKGLLYGLLFAFFAGFLTSLTPCVYPMLPITLAALGAQKPKTHKEGFLKGLTYALGMALTYSLLGVFAATTGFMFGSILSNVYFLGFLTLILFIAALSMYDVFEIQTPRFLQNRFYKHQNSTSLAGLFMTGVFSGLIVGPCVGPVLIGILGYVSQSQSFILGFGLLFSFAMGLGTLIIVLATFSNLIDKIPRSGTWMITVKKVMGILFLGLILYFLKPLMNIRELTVAASLIFALFGLILSFKSFSSLDYTLLEKSLYRSVFIFFTLLAIAVSSIGNERFERVFGYNMSTFAETHWETYSDEIFEQAKQQNKYIILDFYADWCAACRELKHNTFSEPGVIHYSDSIMWVYFDSTRSTAKLESLKKQYGIIGLPTILFFNSSGQIQKDLTLTGFENAENFIQRLNKLTQKPN; encoded by the coding sequence ATGAAACGATTAATTTTGGCTTTCTTCCCCCTTATTCTTTTTCTATCAACCCCTAGCTGGTCTCAAACAGAGACAGTCCCTGATACTGACGATGTTCCAGAAAATATTGTCAGTATCAGGGAAAACTCAGCACGGATCGAAGACCTTAACGGAGAAATTCAACTTAAATTTGATTTGGATGTTAAAGACGGTTTCTTTGCGTATGAAGACAAATTTGTTCTCGAAATAGAGTCTTTTCAAACACTTCAACTTAAACTAGATCCCATTGTTTCTTTTTTCGATAAAACATTTCAAAAGACCAAACGCGGAATTAAAAATAAGGCTCAAGCCGTAGCTTGGCTTTCAGCAAACAACAGCAGCATTTTCCAAACGGACTCTGTTATTTTGAATTTAGAGTATCAGGCTTGCACCCCAGAGTACTGTTTATTTCCAACCACCACCAAATACAAAATGTCTTTATCCAAAGCCGAGCAAAACCTACTTAAAAATCACAACCAACCCTCATGGCTTCAAAAAGGTTTACTGTATGGACTGCTTTTTGCTTTTTTTGCAGGCTTTCTGACTAGCCTCACCCCTTGTGTGTATCCTATGTTACCCATCACCTTGGCAGCCCTTGGAGCCCAAAAACCAAAAACCCATAAAGAAGGTTTTCTTAAAGGTCTGACCTATGCCCTAGGAATGGCACTAACTTACTCCTTACTTGGGGTCTTTGCCGCCACCACAGGATTTATGTTTGGCTCTATTCTATCTAACGTTTATTTCTTAGGGTTTTTAACTTTAATTTTATTTATTGCCGCCTTAAGCATGTATGACGTGTTTGAAATTCAAACACCGAGGTTTTTGCAAAATCGATTTTACAAACATCAAAACTCAACATCTTTAGCTGGTCTTTTTATGACTGGTGTTTTTTCAGGTTTAATCGTTGGTCCATGTGTGGGCCCGGTCCTGATTGGCATTTTAGGATATGTCTCTCAATCCCAAAGTTTTATTCTAGGATTTGGACTTTTGTTTTCTTTTGCCATGGGTCTAGGAACCTTAATTATTGTTCTAGCCACTTTCTCTAACCTTATCGATAAGATTCCTCGTTCAGGCACATGGATGATTACGGTTAAAAAAGTGATGGGGATTTTATTTTTAGGTCTTATCTTATATTTCTTAAAACCACTAATGAACATCAGAGAACTCACCGTGGCTGCATCATTGATCTTTGCCTTGTTTGGTTTGATATTATCTTTCAAATCTTTCTCCTCTTTAGATTATACACTTCTAGAAAAGTCCTTATATCGATCCGTTTTTATCTTTTTCACTTTATTAGCCATTGCCGTCTCAAGCATTGGCAACGAACGCTTTGAAAGAGTCTTTGGATACAATATGTCCACTTTTGCTGAAACCCATTGGGAAACCTACAGTGATGAAATTTTTGAACAGGCAAAACAACAAAACAAATATATCATTTTAGATTTTTATGCGGACTGGTGTGCCGCTTGCCGAGAACTCAAACACAACACATTTTCTGAGCCAGGAGTCATACACTACTCCGACTCGATCATGTGGGTTTATTTTGACTCAACTCGATCAACAGCCAAACTTGAATCCCTAAAAAAACAATATGGAATTATTGGACTTCCCACGATATTATTTTTTAATTCCTCAGGACAAATTCAAAAAGATTTAACTTTAACAGGATTTGAAAATGCAGAAAACTTTATTCAACGCCTTAATAAACTGACTCAAAAACCAAACTAG